One genomic segment of Natrialbaceae archaeon AArc-T1-2 includes these proteins:
- a CDS encoding RecB family exonuclease, which translates to MSENSLSPSRLAKYAACPRQYEYSYPQDINTPDRTELYLNQGKIYHETIEDVCDATERGDDAETIHARAMRIFDEKWDEHSTPDDYESVAHKEYQRIENQAAIDAFFDPEGGDGIEHARRSVATECWVECERDGRGLHGKADNVIRTDEGLHVFDYKRNTRGMLSTGTADYLADHLNGDGHEPKRIRNAFQTATYIEGVKNEPFYEDGMDVRFSFYGLLNSTSFESNPSGYNVSVRGYPRETTEIYEEHHDTIWALIRAAHDGITNETYDPAPFAIISEEACPNCEYRAMCPDRLSTEVKR; encoded by the coding sequence ATGAGCGAGAATTCGCTTTCGCCGTCTCGCCTGGCGAAGTATGCGGCGTGCCCACGACAGTACGAGTACAGCTACCCACAGGACATCAACACACCAGATCGAACTGAACTCTATCTCAACCAGGGGAAGATCTACCACGAAACTATCGAAGACGTGTGTGATGCGACCGAACGCGGTGATGATGCAGAGACGATCCACGCCCGAGCAATGCGTATTTTTGACGAGAAGTGGGACGAACACAGTACTCCGGACGATTACGAATCAGTTGCTCACAAGGAGTATCAGCGAATCGAGAACCAAGCTGCTATAGATGCCTTCTTCGATCCCGAGGGTGGCGATGGGATCGAGCATGCGCGCCGATCAGTCGCTACGGAGTGCTGGGTAGAGTGTGAACGCGATGGCAGAGGGCTCCACGGCAAAGCTGATAACGTCATTCGGACTGACGAGGGGCTCCACGTCTTCGACTACAAGCGAAACACACGCGGGATGCTTTCGACTGGTACAGCCGATTACTTAGCTGACCACCTCAACGGAGATGGCCACGAACCGAAGCGCATTCGGAACGCGTTCCAGACGGCTACGTACATAGAGGGCGTCAAGAATGAACCGTTCTACGAGGACGGGATGGACGTTCGGTTCAGCTTCTACGGGCTACTCAACAGCACATCATTCGAAAGTAATCCATCGGGCTACAACGTGTCCGTCCGTGGTTACCCACGTGAAACGACCGAGATTTACGAGGAACACCACGATACGATTTGGGCGCTGATTCGAGCGGCGCACGACGGCATCACGAATGAGACGTACGACCCCGCGCCGTTTGCGATCATCAGCGAGGAAGCGTGTCCGAATTGTGAGTATCGAGCGATGTGTCCTGACCGGCTCTCAACAGAGGTGAAACGATGA
- a CDS encoding transposase, which produces MSSATLQDDPSVESFFNVAETETLALFEHLSFEFLEEFDVFAPAETGRTRDHEPPELMRGFLHCYYHDIYGIRPVERELRNTVVWLSCGFDRPPSRDAVDRFLTDLEHVVDEVFDRLVEQAARRGLLDLTYCIDSTDVRAMPADQDASKCYDPTDDEYYYGYGCTIVSTGQKIPIAAEFTESKQAPEEAAMRVTRDALAVAKPIWMVGDSAYDTLDWHDHLLAAGVVPVAPYNARNTDDPKDIEYRVEDRIEQHSEDVQLKQSTLDETYNRRTGVERTNESVKDCGLGRTHARGRVHARAQVFLALCLRLVVAITNYERGDNPGSTIITV; this is translated from the coding sequence ATGAGTTCAGCGACCCTGCAAGATGATCCTTCGGTAGAGTCGTTCTTCAATGTCGCGGAAACCGAGACGCTAGCGTTGTTTGAGCATCTCTCCTTCGAGTTTCTCGAAGAGTTCGACGTGTTCGCCCCGGCGGAGACGGGGCGAACACGAGATCACGAGCCACCAGAGCTGATGCGTGGCTTCCTCCATTGCTACTACCACGACATCTACGGCATTCGTCCCGTTGAGCGAGAGCTTCGGAACACGGTCGTTTGGCTCAGCTGTGGGTTCGATCGACCGCCGTCGAGAGACGCGGTCGATCGCTTTCTCACCGACCTCGAACACGTCGTTGACGAAGTCTTTGACCGACTCGTCGAACAGGCCGCCCGGCGCGGCCTGCTCGACTTGACCTACTGTATCGATTCAACCGACGTGAGGGCGATGCCCGCCGATCAAGACGCGTCGAAGTGCTACGATCCAACCGACGACGAGTACTACTACGGCTACGGTTGTACAATCGTCTCGACCGGGCAAAAGATCCCGATTGCAGCCGAGTTCACCGAGAGTAAGCAAGCGCCAGAGGAGGCGGCGATGCGCGTCACGCGTGACGCGCTCGCCGTCGCCAAGCCGATCTGGATGGTCGGTGACAGCGCCTACGACACGCTCGACTGGCACGACCACCTGCTGGCCGCAGGGGTCGTGCCAGTCGCTCCGTACAACGCGCGAAACACTGACGACCCGAAAGACATCGAGTACAGGGTCGAAGATCGCATCGAACAACACAGCGAAGACGTTCAGCTGAAGCAGTCCACGTTGGATGAGACGTACAACCGCCGTACTGGAGTCGAACGAACCAACGAATCAGTGAAGGACTGCGGCCTCGGGCGAACGCACGCCCGAGGCCGCGTCCACGCACGAGCGCAGGTGTTTCTTGCCCTGTGCCTTCGCCTCGTCGTCGCTATCACCAACTACGAGCGTGGAGACAATCCGGGAAGTACGATCATCACGGTGTGA
- a CDS encoding DUF4268 domain-containing protein: MDERIAEIVEHELRSVWQNEERDFTRWLAENIELLGAELGIEIEDARAEEAIGNFSADIVAREMNTGETIVIENQYNRTDHDHLGKLLTYSAGKRAGFTMWLAEEFRPEHRSVLEWLNESGPKDVKFFAIKPRVVSIEGSEKRGFEFEVVVEPNDWERELTDEESLTETEKSYKEFFADLVEAYAERRPSWYKLTPGPRGYMTFSAGISGVSFGWVFHQGPEFSIELYISTPEKERNEAIFETLQDDREEIEVNLDVELVWQELPEKQACRIKWPKPIEGKITDLTPEQQVELIEWGVDAMDIFQDEIEPRIAELQGSELVRSPSVDESNVD, encoded by the coding sequence ATGGATGAGAGGATCGCAGAGATCGTAGAACATGAACTCCGGTCCGTCTGGCAGAATGAGGAACGGGACTTCACCCGATGGTTAGCCGAAAATATCGAGTTGCTCGGTGCAGAGCTTGGGATTGAAATTGAAGATGCGCGCGCCGAAGAAGCGATCGGTAACTTCTCAGCAGACATCGTCGCTCGGGAGATGAACACTGGTGAGACTATCGTCATCGAAAACCAGTATAACAGAACAGATCACGACCACCTGGGGAAGCTGTTGACGTACTCAGCCGGAAAGCGTGCTGGATTCACCATGTGGCTGGCCGAGGAATTCCGGCCGGAACACCGAAGTGTGCTGGAATGGCTCAACGAAAGCGGGCCGAAGGACGTGAAATTCTTCGCTATCAAACCGCGTGTGGTGAGTATTGAAGGGTCTGAGAAGCGAGGGTTTGAATTCGAAGTTGTAGTTGAGCCGAACGACTGGGAGCGAGAGTTGACTGATGAGGAGTCACTTACGGAGACGGAAAAGAGCTACAAGGAATTCTTCGCTGATTTGGTTGAGGCGTATGCTGAACGGCGACCGAGTTGGTACAAACTGACGCCTGGGCCGCGCGGGTATATGACGTTCAGTGCAGGCATTTCGGGGGTCAGTTTTGGCTGGGTGTTCCATCAAGGCCCCGAGTTCTCGATTGAGCTGTATATTTCGACCCCGGAAAAGGAGCGAAACGAGGCTATTTTTGAGACGTTGCAGGATGACCGCGAGGAAATCGAAGTGAATCTGGATGTAGAACTCGTGTGGCAGGAGCTGCCTGAAAAGCAGGCCTGTCGGATCAAATGGCCCAAGCCGATTGAAGGGAAGATCACCGACTTAACCCCTGAACAACAGGTCGAGTTGATTGAATGGGGTGTGGATGCTATGGATATATTCCAAGATGAGATTGAACCACGGATTGCAGAGTTACAAGGCTCTGAACTGGTAAGGTCGCCTTCCGTTGATGAGTCAAATGTCGATTGA
- a CDS encoding DNA helicase UvrD, whose amino-acid sequence MTDHASHREFDGILVRTPFGAENVERTTQDEYANLLEKYGSEDVLVLTGAPTSTDTFRDTLDERLPGAATPHVTSPVVHATDVLNQTDDRVILSDALRRELLHRFLADYEWETEYLQLASDQPSFIEDVAQVMNTISWQDISPDETPEIREITAALDAFHNWLAEHDHIERGQLISEALDVLTEDDDEDIVDVEAVLAVEFEGFFPLDRAYLDALTKDCELVCIAEEHASVRRTWVETGPVTDYVSFRNSRRAASVQPSTRPAATAAYFAEGTVVDDPDTGSVSVLAAESGDDQLAAIANEIEELVEQPGWSYDNIAVATKQSGSGVTDTIESFERSGIPTESTTVTGFGDDPAIRELLAVVRHLAADENDEVPGHGPALDTERLARVDEIERLEDAVRWWATDSGLKERIAERAPPLDARSQFGNVRRAFRMAAFLDDTAFLDATWESYEEMLERAHEYASQQNQTSATDLDGGVRVDHLQAIKNTSFKAVFLINLTDSEYPGDPFLTRLFPTERVASLPDYPGVTQLDTGDVDATFPTDSTASSRPFVRYHTEHARRRLAIGAEAATDRLYCCLYEYEDTALEERAQASRFLTAAYTDLPWVTDAADPHITSEQAAEEFLLSRVDNALADVRRANSQDVTISLDEVETELGEIQELLDKSGTRGEELRKALRARVEFANGEVRR is encoded by the coding sequence ATGACTGACCATGCATCTCATCGAGAGTTTGACGGGATATTAGTCAGAACACCGTTCGGTGCTGAGAACGTCGAACGAACGACACAAGACGAATATGCGAATCTGCTTGAGAAGTATGGCTCCGAGGACGTGCTCGTTCTTACGGGCGCGCCAACAAGTACCGACACGTTCCGTGATACGCTAGACGAGAGACTTCCCGGCGCGGCGACACCGCACGTGACATCGCCCGTCGTACACGCGACGGATGTCCTCAATCAGACGGACGATCGAGTGATTCTCTCAGACGCATTACGGCGTGAGCTTCTGCATCGATTCCTCGCTGATTACGAATGGGAAACAGAATATCTACAACTGGCGTCGGATCAACCTTCGTTCATCGAAGACGTAGCCCAAGTAATGAATACAATCTCGTGGCAGGATATTTCTCCCGACGAGACGCCTGAAATCCGAGAGATTACGGCTGCACTTGATGCATTCCACAACTGGCTTGCTGAACACGATCACATAGAACGCGGGCAGCTCATCTCCGAAGCACTCGATGTCCTCACAGAAGACGACGACGAGGACATCGTCGACGTTGAGGCGGTACTTGCAGTCGAATTTGAGGGGTTCTTCCCGCTCGACCGGGCGTATCTCGACGCACTCACGAAAGACTGTGAACTCGTCTGTATCGCTGAGGAACATGCGAGTGTCCGCAGAACATGGGTGGAGACAGGCCCAGTCACGGACTACGTCTCGTTCAGAAACTCTCGACGCGCAGCCTCTGTTCAGCCATCAACACGCCCGGCTGCCACCGCCGCGTATTTTGCGGAAGGAACTGTCGTGGACGATCCGGATACCGGGTCAGTCTCAGTGCTCGCTGCGGAGTCCGGTGACGACCAACTTGCTGCAATTGCAAACGAGATCGAGGAACTCGTCGAGCAGCCAGGGTGGAGCTACGATAACATCGCGGTCGCTACGAAGCAAAGTGGGAGTGGCGTTACAGACACCATCGAATCGTTCGAACGCAGCGGGATTCCGACAGAGTCCACGACCGTTACCGGATTCGGTGATGACCCCGCGATCAGGGAGCTGCTTGCCGTTGTTCGGCACCTGGCTGCCGACGAGAACGATGAGGTACCGGGCCACGGGCCAGCACTCGATACGGAGCGCTTGGCCCGTGTCGACGAGATTGAGCGGTTGGAAGACGCGGTGCGGTGGTGGGCAACCGATTCCGGGTTGAAAGAACGAATCGCAGAGCGGGCACCACCGCTCGATGCGCGATCACAGTTCGGAAACGTTCGCCGTGCATTTCGGATGGCCGCGTTCCTGGACGACACAGCGTTCCTCGATGCGACGTGGGAATCTTACGAAGAGATGTTGGAGCGGGCCCACGAGTACGCGTCGCAACAAAACCAGACGAGCGCAACGGACCTCGATGGCGGTGTCAGAGTCGATCACTTGCAGGCTATCAAAAATACCTCGTTCAAAGCGGTATTCTTGATCAATCTTACAGACAGTGAATACCCCGGCGATCCCTTCCTCACACGTCTCTTTCCGACGGAGCGCGTTGCGTCACTGCCGGACTATCCGGGCGTCACACAACTCGACACCGGAGATGTTGATGCGACATTCCCGACGGACTCGACGGCGTCAAGCCGGCCGTTCGTACGGTATCATACCGAGCACGCACGGCGACGCCTGGCGATCGGTGCTGAGGCGGCAACAGACCGCTTGTACTGTTGTCTCTACGAGTACGAAGATACTGCGCTCGAAGAGCGGGCACAAGCGTCACGATTCCTGACAGCAGCGTATACGGACCTTCCATGGGTGACGGACGCCGCGGACCCGCACATCACGAGCGAACAAGCAGCAGAAGAGTTTCTGCTGTCCCGAGTTGATAACGCACTCGCTGATGTTCGCCGCGCGAACAGTCAAGACGTGACGATCTCGCTTGATGAGGTCGAAACGGAGCTCGGGGAGATTCAAGAACTGCTCGATAAAAGCGGGACACGTGGCGAAGAGTTGCGGAAAGCGTTGCGTGCGCGTGTCGAATTCGCAAATGGTGAGGTGCGGCGATGA
- a CDS encoding ATP-dependent helicase, which yields MTDDNTEYPSWFPVPEDELSPEPQQGEIIDADAYPMRVLAGAGTGKTFTMVRKIEHLINEEDVSPDRILALTFTNNAADSMREKLNAKLGTAGYDIDAYTYHSICNEILSDYAYTAGLDPDFDIATDAEKYAIVLDVLDEIEYRSVKPNVYGSDGYASGAASKLLNFIGSMKRSGITPEDIDTFLGPADRVYDLADLPEQIENIASNHLGGRSVSSVLGGLPDAREELVEERDALGTDGMEASVRDFLDRLIALCDALEAAFEAHEAGERELPDTAYKLPKYLLGGYSSAPKGIPNDLNLELTTHLDSFISDCLTARDLTAGYAAYERELDERNLIDFDGLVVKTADLMESPVGDEIASRWDYVFCDEFQDTDRLQFDLVTSLVTDDNLFVVGDDDQAIYEWRGAHVANITEELDNAFAALTDKPLEENFRSRQPILDLANEAITKLDHREQHKTLTRVNEPDYDTDTVATIELPDEDDERDGATQLRTVVQNLLTGAADNLDRAYDPGDIALLVRKNNHATPVIEAFEDAGIPYQVAGDLATESIGVGTVTAYLKALARPEDEVSWNRVLLMRYRLCDTDLRTLNAGDTPLVDALCETPLNEFEEPDRVAEAREHVTNLLDIKESASLSHLYRELKSRTNIEWYLSEQERRDLAQLDNVIEQYGDSAVQPPLTPDFIDSLEHYDSLFDESGSTPTSQPDIADDAVNVMTVHKSKGLDFPVVLIPQVTADEWAPSSRAYDTLETGISEDPTAAFAEDYVARDARETRRVFHVGITRAEDILVLQGRRGTDDDGNDETHPIPSMVDEILPSRIPWQPQRGDLPIWSDVQECLPDEAADWTNTLALEAVGEVGGTVTHDGETLTVEAARDQIIELATASLDGHLKTESERSRLQIESLGGPSTPPPSLTHSYTSLAAYEECPRSHYLDYVVNAFPDYQEATSSGGSDVSQRAIGLLFHDTAEQAAKKEIQRREEWYEICERLASQRRDEDALPAAKECIDRYFELDLSNYEVVDAEREFELNIDGHDLTGFIDAVYRTPDDELLVIDYKATERHRDIQDDKQLPIYLLACRDVYEEPIKRAGYAYVGSIGPKIESRAFSEDELEGVEVAVTGAMDQIAESSFTHYIADDHCQWCQHNQLPCAADSFTVGPGFEE from the coding sequence ATGACCGACGATAACACCGAGTATCCATCGTGGTTCCCAGTTCCGGAAGACGAGCTGTCGCCGGAACCACAACAGGGAGAGATTATTGATGCGGACGCGTATCCGATGCGGGTGCTTGCTGGAGCAGGGACGGGGAAGACGTTCACGATGGTGCGGAAGATCGAGCACCTCATCAACGAAGAAGACGTATCGCCGGACCGGATTCTCGCGTTGACGTTTACGAACAACGCGGCGGATTCGATGCGGGAGAAGCTCAACGCGAAGCTCGGCACCGCCGGATACGACATCGACGCGTACACGTATCACTCGATCTGCAACGAGATTCTCTCTGACTACGCATACACTGCAGGGCTCGACCCGGACTTCGACATCGCTACGGACGCCGAAAAGTACGCCATCGTGCTGGATGTCCTCGACGAGATCGAGTACCGATCGGTCAAGCCCAACGTGTACGGAAGCGATGGCTATGCGTCAGGTGCTGCCTCGAAACTCCTCAACTTCATCGGGTCGATGAAACGCAGTGGTATCACACCCGAGGACATCGACACGTTCCTCGGCCCGGCCGACCGCGTGTACGATCTCGCAGACCTGCCAGAACAAATCGAAAATATCGCCAGTAACCACCTCGGTGGACGTTCTGTATCTAGCGTGTTGGGTGGCCTTCCAGACGCACGTGAGGAACTCGTTGAGGAACGTGATGCACTGGGAACAGACGGCATGGAAGCCAGTGTCCGGGACTTCCTCGACCGGCTCATTGCTCTCTGTGACGCGCTCGAAGCCGCATTCGAAGCACACGAAGCGGGGGAACGAGAGCTTCCGGATACCGCCTACAAGCTTCCGAAGTACCTGCTCGGTGGGTACAGCAGCGCACCGAAAGGAATCCCGAACGATCTCAATCTCGAACTCACGACACACCTCGATTCGTTTATTTCTGACTGCCTTACCGCTCGTGACCTGACTGCAGGATACGCCGCATACGAGCGTGAACTCGATGAACGAAATCTCATCGACTTCGACGGTCTAGTCGTAAAGACTGCAGACCTGATGGAGTCACCGGTCGGTGACGAAATCGCCAGCCGATGGGACTACGTATTCTGTGACGAATTTCAAGACACGGACCGTCTTCAGTTCGACCTCGTTACATCACTGGTTACTGACGACAACCTGTTCGTCGTCGGCGATGACGATCAAGCAATTTACGAGTGGCGGGGCGCGCACGTCGCCAACATTACAGAGGAACTCGACAACGCATTTGCGGCGCTCACAGACAAACCCTTAGAGGAAAATTTCCGCTCACGACAGCCGATCCTCGATCTGGCGAACGAAGCCATCACGAAACTAGACCACCGGGAGCAGCACAAAACACTCACTCGGGTCAATGAACCTGACTACGACACCGATACTGTCGCTACTATCGAGTTACCCGACGAAGACGACGAAAGAGACGGGGCAACCCAGCTCCGAACTGTCGTCCAGAATCTGTTAACCGGGGCGGCAGACAATCTCGACAGAGCATACGATCCGGGAGACATCGCACTCCTCGTTCGAAAGAACAACCACGCTACGCCAGTCATCGAAGCGTTCGAAGATGCTGGAATTCCGTATCAAGTCGCTGGTGATCTCGCCACAGAATCAATCGGTGTCGGTACCGTAACTGCCTACCTCAAGGCTCTCGCTCGGCCCGAAGACGAGGTGAGCTGGAATCGCGTTCTACTGATGCGGTACCGGCTCTGCGATACGGATCTCCGCACACTCAACGCGGGCGACACGCCACTCGTCGACGCGCTCTGTGAAACTCCTCTCAACGAGTTCGAGGAGCCCGATCGCGTTGCAGAAGCCCGCGAGCACGTCACCAATCTCCTCGACATCAAAGAGTCTGCCTCGCTTAGCCATCTGTACCGCGAACTGAAGAGCCGTACGAATATTGAGTGGTATCTTAGTGAGCAGGAGCGACGCGACCTCGCACAGCTCGACAATGTCATCGAACAGTATGGTGACAGCGCCGTTCAACCGCCACTCACGCCGGACTTCATCGACTCGCTCGAACATTATGACTCACTGTTCGACGAGAGTGGATCCACACCGACGAGTCAGCCGGACATTGCTGACGATGCGGTCAACGTGATGACCGTCCACAAGAGTAAGGGGCTTGATTTCCCGGTTGTTCTCATCCCGCAAGTCACAGCCGACGAGTGGGCACCGAGCTCACGGGCGTACGATACACTCGAAACAGGGATCTCGGAAGATCCGACTGCAGCGTTTGCCGAAGATTACGTCGCGCGCGATGCCCGAGAAACCAGGCGCGTGTTCCACGTCGGAATCACACGTGCCGAGGATATTCTCGTCTTACAGGGTCGCCGCGGGACAGACGACGACGGTAACGACGAAACCCACCCGATTCCGAGCATGGTCGACGAGATATTGCCGTCTCGGATCCCATGGCAACCACAACGCGGAGATCTCCCCATCTGGAGCGATGTACAGGAGTGCTTGCCAGACGAGGCAGCGGACTGGACTAATACGCTTGCTCTAGAAGCTGTCGGTGAGGTCGGCGGAACCGTCACCCACGACGGGGAGACACTTACAGTAGAGGCGGCACGTGACCAGATCATAGAACTCGCAACAGCATCGCTTGACGGCCACCTTAAAACAGAGAGTGAACGCTCACGACTGCAGATCGAGTCTCTAGGTGGACCATCCACTCCGCCACCATCGCTTACTCACAGCTACACGTCTCTGGCAGCCTACGAGGAATGCCCTCGCAGCCACTACCTCGACTACGTCGTCAACGCGTTCCCGGATTATCAAGAAGCGACGAGTAGTGGTGGGAGTGACGTGTCCCAGCGCGCGATCGGATTACTCTTCCACGACACGGCAGAGCAGGCAGCCAAGAAGGAGATACAACGCCGTGAGGAATGGTATGAAATCTGCGAACGGCTCGCCAGTCAACGTCGAGACGAAGATGCGCTTCCAGCAGCAAAAGAATGTATTGACCGATACTTCGAGTTAGACCTTTCCAACTACGAGGTAGTCGATGCAGAGCGAGAGTTCGAACTCAATATCGACGGGCACGATCTCACCGGGTTTATTGACGCAGTCTATCGGACGCCGGATGACGAGCTACTCGTCATCGATTACAAGGCCACCGAACGTCACCGGGACATACAGGACGACAAGCAGCTACCAATTTATCTATTAGCCTGTCGGGATGTCTATGAAGAGCCAATCAAGCGTGCTGGATACGCGTATGTGGGAAGCATCGGGCCGAAGATCGAGTCACGAGCTTTCAGCGAAGACGAACTGGAAGGCGTGGAAGTCGCCGTGACAGGAGCAATGGATCAGATCGCAGAGTCATCGTTCACTCACTATATCGCTGATGACCACTGTCAGTGGTGTCAGCATAATCAACTGCCCTGCGCAGCGGACTCGTTCACCGTTGGCCCAGGATTCGAAGAGTAG